The Paenibacillus sophorae genome has a segment encoding these proteins:
- a CDS encoding sirohydrochlorin chelatase, with the protein MDAILLVGHGSRDPEGNEELLQFADTVRLAAPQYKIETCFLEFVQPDIARGIARCVEQGAARVVVIPIMLFAAGHAKIHIPFEIDRAKKLYPAVEFVYGRPIGVHQKVMEILTSRVASAGFKTGSPELPIEHGLREPETAVLLIGRGSSDGDANGDFFKMTRLLWEQLPVKWVENCFIGVTEPTFEDGLERVLRLGAKKIFVLPYFLFTGILIKRIEEMTAEFAALHPDITVELAGYFGFHPKLVEALLDRVAEAVEGQAFMNCDMCQYRLAAAADHEHHHHHHDHEHDHGHDHHHDHGHAHGHAHGHHHDHHHDHEHDHDHGLDHDNHHNDHDHHHVGS; encoded by the coding sequence ATGGACGCGATATTGTTGGTAGGGCATGGAAGCAGGGACCCCGAAGGGAACGAGGAGCTGCTGCAGTTTGCCGATACGGTGCGCCTGGCTGCGCCTCAGTATAAGATAGAGACCTGCTTTTTGGAGTTTGTGCAGCCGGATATTGCCCGGGGAATAGCCCGCTGCGTTGAGCAGGGAGCTGCTCGGGTGGTCGTAATTCCGATCATGCTGTTCGCGGCGGGTCATGCCAAAATTCATATCCCTTTTGAGATAGATCGGGCCAAAAAGCTGTATCCAGCCGTGGAATTCGTCTACGGGCGTCCGATTGGCGTGCATCAGAAGGTGATGGAGATCCTGACCTCCCGTGTGGCGTCCGCCGGATTTAAGACCGGCAGCCCGGAGCTGCCTATAGAACATGGACTGCGCGAACCGGAAACGGCTGTTCTGCTGATTGGCCGGGGGAGCAGCGACGGCGATGCCAACGGCGATTTTTTTAAGATGACCCGCCTTCTGTGGGAGCAGCTTCCGGTCAAATGGGTGGAAAACTGCTTTATTGGCGTTACGGAGCCTACCTTTGAGGATGGCCTGGAAAGAGTCTTACGGCTTGGCGCGAAAAAAATCTTCGTCCTTCCTTACTTTCTGTTTACAGGAATTTTGATTAAGCGCATTGAGGAAATGACAGCGGAATTTGCTGCATTGCACCCGGATATCACAGTTGAGCTTGCAGGGTATTTCGGGTTTCATCCGAAACTGGTTGAGGCGCTGCTAGACCGGGTTGCCGAAGCGGTGGAAGGGCAGGCTTTTATGAACTGTGATATGTGCCAATACCGGTTGGCTGCTGCGGCCGATCATGAGCATCATCACCATCATCATGACCACGAGCATGATCACGGACACGACCACCATCATGATCACGGGCATGCCCACGGCCACGCGCATGGGCATCATCATGATCATCATCATGATCACGAGCACGATCACGACCACGGGCTCGATCATGACAACCATCATAACGACCACGATCACCATCATGTGGGATCATAG
- the cobJ gene encoding precorrin-3B C(17)-methyltransferase, whose translation MEQKRGKLLVIGFGPGAFEHITDRARRAIEESEVIIGYNTYVDLIRGLLTTQEIVRTGMTEEVSRAQEAVRQAYMGRTVAVISSGDAGVYGMAGLIYEVLMEKKWNADEGVEVEVIPGISSINSCAALLGAPIMHDACTISLSDHLTPWDTIAKRVEAAAAADFVIALYNPRSGRRTRQIAETQRILLGYRSPDTPVGLVKSAYRDRQQVVLTTLADMLEYEIGMLTTVIIGNSSTVVYDGLMITPRGYQRKYTLDSEEQRLRPSERLQVAAEPWSLGAKEQAGESGEAGSVQPDFPAPASYSAGSFSPLEAAMEALQILEAKGIVSGGYAGSAPSAAANPSAPSAAGNLNALFEVGVAPGIANKKFTAHQMALLAEIAGEQGEMEYTPHHQIILRIPGGDPERVVAELKAEKLLVFPVGDVAQIKACDFCNLEKDGSIPIAEELNRAIGGLKTPKEFKIGFNGCGMACYGAVLEDIGIVYRKGAYDLFLGGKTIGRNAHPAQPAAEGIEADQIVDTVERIFREYTEKAFPGERFHKFFKRVGTVAGFRRQEQAAATLADAVCGD comes from the coding sequence ATGGAACAGAAGAGAGGCAAACTGTTGGTGATCGGGTTTGGCCCGGGTGCTTTTGAACATATTACGGATCGTGCCCGCAGGGCTATCGAGGAAAGTGAAGTCATTATTGGCTATAACACTTATGTGGACTTGATCCGGGGCCTTCTGACCACACAGGAGATCGTAAGAACGGGCATGACGGAAGAAGTAAGCCGTGCCCAGGAAGCTGTACGGCAGGCGTATATGGGTAGGACGGTTGCGGTTATTTCCAGCGGCGACGCTGGGGTATACGGAATGGCCGGGCTAATCTATGAAGTGTTGATGGAAAAGAAATGGAATGCTGATGAAGGAGTGGAAGTAGAGGTTATTCCCGGAATATCCTCGATCAACTCCTGTGCCGCGCTCCTAGGGGCGCCAATTATGCATGATGCCTGTACGATCAGCCTGAGCGATCATTTAACCCCCTGGGACACCATCGCCAAACGTGTGGAAGCGGCGGCTGCGGCGGATTTTGTCATCGCTCTTTATAATCCGAGAAGCGGGAGACGTACCCGGCAGATCGCCGAGACTCAGCGGATTTTGCTGGGGTACCGTTCCCCGGATACGCCGGTAGGCCTGGTGAAGAGCGCTTACCGGGACCGGCAGCAGGTGGTGCTTACCACGCTCGCAGACATGCTGGAGTATGAAATAGGGATGCTCACCACGGTTATTATCGGTAACTCCTCGACGGTGGTATATGACGGCTTAATGATTACGCCGAGAGGCTACCAGCGGAAATATACGTTGGACTCGGAAGAGCAGAGACTAAGACCCAGCGAGCGTCTTCAAGTAGCGGCGGAGCCGTGGTCTCTGGGGGCGAAGGAACAGGCCGGAGAGAGCGGTGAAGCAGGGTCCGTCCAGCCTGATTTCCCGGCACCCGCCTCATACAGTGCGGGTTCGTTCAGCCCTCTTGAAGCGGCTATGGAGGCGCTGCAAATCCTCGAGGCCAAAGGCATCGTCTCCGGGGGCTACGCGGGTTCCGCCCCGTCTGCCGCCGCGAACCCGTCCGCCCCATCTGCCGCCGGAAATCTGAACGCTCTTTTTGAGGTGGGAGTGGCGCCGGGCATCGCGAACAAGAAATTCACCGCCCATCAAATGGCGTTGCTTGCGGAAATCGCAGGTGAACAAGGGGAAATGGAGTATACCCCGCATCACCAAATCATTCTGCGCATCCCCGGCGGCGATCCCGAGCGGGTCGTCGCGGAGCTGAAAGCGGAGAAGCTGCTGGTCTTCCCGGTTGGCGATGTTGCGCAAATTAAAGCCTGCGATTTTTGCAATTTGGAGAAAGACGGGTCGATCCCCATCGCGGAAGAGCTGAACCGCGCCATTGGAGGATTGAAAACGCCCAAAGAATTCAAAATCGGCTTTAACGGCTGCGGCATGGCCTGTTACGGGGCTGTGCTGGAGGATATCGGCATTGTATACCGCAAAGGGGCGTATGACCTGTTCCTGGGCGGCAAGACGATCGGGCGGAACGCCCATCCGGCGCAGCCTGCAGCCGAAGGAATTGAGGCGGATCAAATTGTAGATACGGTGGAACGGATTTTCCGGGAATATACCGAGAAGGCTTTTCCGGGGGAAAGGTTTCATAAGTTTTTTAAACGTGTGGGGACGGTTGCCGGGTTCAGACGTCAGGAACAGGCTGCCGCTACTTTGGCGGATGCGGTCTGCGGCGATTAA